Proteins found in one Sorghum bicolor cultivar BTx623 chromosome 1, Sorghum_bicolor_NCBIv3, whole genome shotgun sequence genomic segment:
- the LOC8080783 gene encoding calcium/calmodulin-dependent serine/threonine-protein kinase 1 — protein MGLCYGKSAAVQEPAVAEENDVADGAAAGRGDDGPPASPVKAPRTPKQGKFSFYLPSPLPPSSYKGSPANSNSSVASTPARGGFKRPFPPPSPAKHIRALLARRHGSVKPNEASIPEGGEPDLGLDKSFGYSRHFAAKYDLGREVGRGHFGFTCAAKCKKGDLKGEDVAVKVIPKAKMTTAIAIEDVRREVRILSSLTGHSNLVQFYDAFEDEENVYVVMELCKGGELLDRILARGGKYSEEDAKVVIHQILSVASFCHLQGVVHRDLKPENFLFMSKDENSALKVIDFGLSDFVKPDERLNDIVGSAYYVAPEVLHRSYSTEADMWSIGVIAYILLCGSRPFWARTESGIFRAVLKAEPSFDEIPWPTLSAEAKDFVRRLLNKDYRKRMTAAQALCHPWIRGTQEVKINLDMIIYRLMRAYLSSSSLRKSALRALAKTLTTDQIFYLREQFILLGPNKSGHISLQNMKAALMKNSSGEMNDSRILDFVNSICNIPYGKFDFEEFSAAAISVYQMEGLETWEQHAQQAYELFDKEGNRPIVIEELASELGLGPSVPLHVVLKDWIRHSDGNLSFLGFIKLLHGVSSRTIPKV, from the exons ATGGGCCTCTGCTACGGCAAGTCGGCAGCGGTCCAGGAGCCGGCGGTGGCGGAGGAGAACGACGTAGCcgacggcgcggcggcgggccGCGGCGACGATGGGCCGCCGGCGTCGCCGGTGAAGGCGCCTCGGACGCCCAAGCAGGGCAAGTTCTCCTTCTACCTGCCGAGCCCGCTCCCGCCCTCCAGCTACAAGGGCTCGCCGGCCAACTCCAACTCCAGCGTCGCGTCCACGCCGGCGCGCGGCGGGTTCAAGCGCCCGTTcccgccgccgtcgcccgcCAAGCACATCCGTGCGCTGCTGGCGCGGCGCCACGGCTCGGTCAAGCCCAACGAGGCGTCCATCCCCGAGGGCGGCGAGCCAGACCTGGGGCTGGACAAGAGCTTCGGCTACTCCAGGCACTTCGCCGCCAAGTACGACCTTGGCCGGGAGGTGGGGCGCGGCCACTTTGGCTTCACCTGCGCTGCCAAGTGCAAGAAGGGCGACCTCAAGGGCGAGGACGTCGCCGTCAAGGTTATTCCCAAGGCCAAG ATGACTACTGCTATTGCCATTGAAGATGTCAGAAGAGAAGTCAGAATATTGAGTTCTTTGACAGGCCACAGCAACCTAGTGCAGTTTTATGATGCTTTTGAGGATGAAGAAAATGTGTATGTTGTTATGGA GTTATGCAAAGGAGGTGAGCTGCTGGACAGGATTTTGGCTAG AGGTGGAAAATATTCTGAGGAAGATGCTAAGGTTGTTATTCACCAAATTCTGAGTGTTGCTTCATTTTGCCATCTTCAGGGTGTTGTTCATCGAGATCTGAAACCAGAG AATTTTCTTTTCATGTCAAAGGATGAGAATTCTGCCTTGAAAGTCATAGACTTTGGTTTGTCTGACTTTGTTAAACCAG ATGAAAGacttaatgacattgttggaaGTGCATATTATGTTGCTCCTGAAGTTCTCCATCGATCTTACAGCACTGAGGCAGATATGTGGAGCATTGGAGTAATTGCATATATTTTGCTTTGTGGAAGCCGCCCTTTCTGGGCACGAACTGAGTCAGGAATTTTTCGAGCTGTTCTAAAAGCCGAGCCTAGCTTTGATGAAATCCCATGGCCTACCCTTTCTGCTGAAGCGAAAGACTTTGTAAGAAGGCTACTCAATAAGGATTACCGGAAGCGGATGACTGCTGCACAAGCCCTCT GCCATCCATGGATCCGTGGCACACAGGAAGTTAAGATTAATCTAGACATGATAATCTACAGGCTTATGAGGGCGTACTTAAGTTCATCTTCTCTAAGGAAGTCGGCTTTGAGG GCTCTTGCAAAGACACTGACGACAGATCAAATCTTCTACCTAAGAGAGCAGTTTATATTGTTAGGTCCAAACAAGAGTGGCCATATATccttgcaaaatatgaaggcg GCCTTGATGAAAAATTCCTCGGGTGAAATGAATGATTCTAGGATTCTTGACTTTGTTAATTCA ATATGCAATATCCCATATGGAAAGTTTGATTTTGAAGAGTTCTCTGCTGCGGCCATTAGTGTATATCAAATGGAAGGCCTGGAGACCTGGGAACAACATGCTCAACAAGCATATGAATTGTTTGACAAGGAGGGCAACCGACCAATTGTGATTGAAGAACTTGCATCG GAACTTGGACTTGGCCCTTCGGTTCCACTTCATGTTGTTCTCAAAGATTGGATCAGACATTCAGATGGAAACCTCAGTTTCCTCGGGTTCATAAAACTATTGCATGGAGTTTCTTCACGCACAATCCCTAAAGTCTAA